One Lycium barbarum isolate Lr01 chromosome 5, ASM1917538v2, whole genome shotgun sequence genomic window carries:
- the LOC132641305 gene encoding squamosa promoter-binding-like protein 16 translates to MESASSCGSSKRAKAPGNIPQVAHCLVDGCNADLSQCREYHRRHKVCEVHSKTAKVSIAGREQRFCQQCSRFHSLEEFDDGKRSCRKRLDGHNRRRRKPQPDPMAKNSGVHFPSQQGTKLLSFGSEQVFPSAVVSSAWAGVVKTDSDMTLFNNQSHINCMDSQNPFPDSSAHSYKVGSQFQFMQGSDRSLPEAGILSSGQKMFSEIVNSDRALSLLSSAPAVTREIGLSHIVQQPASIPRGLQSQPVHGLHYGGLSQYPFAQDFNSKPQDSAADSHVSNSSPSLHFHDMLQNAQDGSSTSGASQQTLAFMWD, encoded by the exons atggAATCGGCATCATCGTGTGGATCATCAAAGAGGGCCAAGGCACCAGGAAATATACCTCAAGTAGCTCATTGCTTGGTTGATGGATGTAATGCAGATCTCAGTCAATGCAGAGAGTATCACCGTCGCCATAAAGTTTGTGAGGTTCATTCAAAGACTGCCAAAGTCTCAATTGCAGGTCGAGAGCAACGATTCTGTCAGCAATGCAGCAG GTTTCATTCATTGGAAGAATTTGATGATGGAAAGAGAAGCTGTCGGAAACGTCTTGATGGACATAACAGGCGTCGAAGGAAGCCTCAACCAGATCCTATGGCCAAAAATTCTGGAGTACATTTTCCCAGCCAACAAG GAACAAAACTCCTGTCATTTGGCAGTGAACAAGTATTTCCAAGTGCAGTAGTGAGCTCTGCATGGGCTGGTGTTGTTAAAACGGACAGCGATATGACATTATTCAACAACCAATCACATATAAATTGCATGGACAGTCAAAATCCATTCCCTGATTCTTCGGCTCATAGCTATAAAGTAGGAAGCCAATTCCAATTCATGCAAGGCAGTGACCGTAGTCTCCCTGAAGCAGGAATTCTAAGCAGCGGACAAAAGATGTTCTCCGAAATAGTTAATTCTGATCGTGCTCTCTCTCTTCTGTCATCAGCACCCGCTGTAACTAGGGAGATTGGTTTGAGTCACATAGTGCAGCAGCCTGCCTCTATCCCCCGCGGGCTCCAGTCACAACCCGTTCACGGCTTGCACTATGGTGGTCTAAGCCAGTACCCTTTTGCTCAAGATTTCAATAGTAAACCTCAAGATTCTGCTGCAGATTCACACGTAAGCAACAGCAGCCCTTCTCTCCATTTCCATGATATGTTACAAAATGCACAGGATGGATCATCTACAAGTGGTGCCTCTCAGCAAACACTAGCCTTTATGTGGGACTAA